A window of Verrucomicrobiia bacterium contains these coding sequences:
- a CDS encoding UTP--glucose-1-phosphate uridylyltransferase translates to MSKLTRIITATDPFERNQSVEGACAGVSVEGLLEECAELDRFRRHCDNLYERVRALFFLYALHRFHLPQALAAQSSEARPGPRSFIPFKGYEHLLQRRFEEAIEQFLEAQLAAGPSDTISSALAAAYHRLAFQTLADQVRRSVRSVRGNQWMFRMGHPSDQPLRLRPELLRRDPADGTYPILRECTPVRMDLTHCGWSDIFFLGMDYPEGAKVLNISIDLGVHGRDDLPRPPVEAYLRVIEEPILRLVSVDLGAAADISTLAEVFDFAKDYLGLLKAAVIAAGIVPPGIEGSGHSLADLLGRIVRPGAGLEIVSSVNHIPKGSRLAVSTTLLAALVSVCMRATRQAASLAGPLEEHERRLVLARALLGEWLGGSGGGWQDSGGVWPGMKLIEGVLAGEGDPEFGISRGRLMPQHRILQAEDASAQIRKKLQDSLVLVHGGMAQNVGPILEMVTEKYLLRSEAEWAARQSMLGILDEILAALREGNVQRIGAATTRNFQQPIQTIIPWATNYFTESVISRVRAELGADFWGFWMLGGMSGGGMGFIVAPEKKAMAQERLQEIMRGAKRELEQALPFAMDPVVYDFAINERGSVAELFEGSAALMPSGYYTLIAPGLLRLDRHSLSTLRRAELDKFGAACRTRPELGGVVQTLFDVMLPRGRAEMTGGQSLAALLEQHGFDRLQHEQIRADLKQGHIGLAQNRLPASVVLEDAGVEEVADLSRPEASAAPSSAEAELQEIGLASLKRGEVAVVSLAAGAGSRWTQGAGVVKALHPFCKLAGRHRSFIETHLAKSRRISQIAGVPLAHLFTTSYLTHAPIEEFLNQQRHYNYQGPLFLSPGKSVGLRLIPTVRDLRFMWEEMPQQILDEQQQKVRDSLRHALINWARTAGEASDYTDNLPLQCLHPVGHWYEVPNLLRNGALGRLLAERPQLKYLLLHNIDTVGADADPGLLGLHIRSGACLTFEVIRRRLEDRGGGLARVNGRARLVEGLAVPREEMEFALSYYNSNTCWIDLDKLLTAFGLTPSDLNEESKVAAAIRALAARMPTYITLKEVKKRWGHGQEDIFPVSQFEKLWVDMTGLPEIDSRFVVVPRLRGQQLKDQAQLDGWLRDGSANYVETLCDWGR, encoded by the coding sequence ATGTCTAAATTAACTCGCATCATCACGGCAACGGACCCGTTCGAGCGGAACCAATCCGTCGAAGGGGCCTGTGCCGGGGTTTCGGTTGAGGGCCTGCTCGAGGAATGCGCTGAGTTGGACCGGTTCCGCCGGCACTGCGATAACCTGTATGAGCGAGTGCGCGCCCTTTTTTTCCTGTACGCCCTGCACCGATTTCATCTGCCCCAGGCATTGGCAGCGCAATCTTCGGAGGCCCGTCCGGGGCCTCGTTCGTTCATCCCGTTCAAAGGTTACGAGCACCTGCTGCAGCGGCGTTTCGAAGAGGCTATCGAGCAATTTCTCGAGGCCCAACTGGCCGCCGGGCCCAGCGACACCATTTCGAGCGCGTTGGCTGCAGCGTATCACCGGCTAGCCTTTCAAACGCTGGCCGACCAGGTCCGCCGCAGCGTGCGCTCGGTGCGCGGCAACCAATGGATGTTCCGCATGGGCCACCCGTCCGACCAGCCCCTGCGGCTGCGCCCTGAACTGCTCCGGCGCGACCCTGCCGATGGGACCTACCCGATTCTGCGCGAATGCACTCCCGTGCGCATGGACCTGACCCATTGCGGCTGGAGCGACATCTTCTTTCTAGGGATGGACTATCCCGAGGGGGCGAAGGTTCTCAATATCTCGATTGATCTTGGCGTGCATGGCCGTGATGATTTGCCGCGCCCGCCCGTCGAGGCCTACCTGCGCGTCATCGAGGAGCCTATCTTGCGCCTGGTGAGTGTCGATCTGGGGGCGGCGGCGGACATCTCGACCCTGGCGGAGGTATTCGATTTTGCGAAGGATTACCTGGGATTGCTCAAAGCGGCGGTGATCGCTGCCGGCATCGTTCCTCCAGGCATCGAAGGGTCCGGCCATAGCCTGGCCGACCTCCTGGGCCGCATTGTCCGGCCCGGAGCGGGCCTGGAGATTGTCAGCAGCGTCAACCATATCCCCAAAGGCTCGCGCCTTGCGGTCTCAACGACTTTGCTGGCGGCCCTTGTGAGCGTTTGCATGAGGGCCACCCGCCAGGCGGCATCGCTTGCCGGCCCGTTGGAAGAACATGAGCGGCGACTGGTTTTGGCGCGCGCGCTTCTGGGCGAATGGCTGGGGGGTTCCGGCGGCGGCTGGCAGGATTCGGGCGGTGTTTGGCCGGGAATGAAATTAATTGAGGGCGTGCTGGCCGGGGAAGGGGACCCTGAATTTGGGATCAGCCGTGGCCGGTTGATGCCGCAGCACCGCATCTTGCAAGCCGAGGATGCCTCTGCGCAAATCCGCAAGAAACTCCAGGACAGCCTGGTCCTGGTCCATGGCGGCATGGCGCAGAACGTCGGGCCGATTCTTGAAATGGTGACCGAGAAGTACTTGCTTCGTTCGGAAGCCGAATGGGCGGCGCGCCAGAGCATGCTGGGCATTCTGGACGAAATCCTGGCGGCGTTGCGGGAGGGCAACGTGCAACGGATTGGCGCGGCAACGACTCGCAATTTCCAGCAGCCAATCCAAACCATTATTCCCTGGGCCACAAATTATTTCACCGAAAGCGTTATCAGCCGAGTCCGGGCGGAATTGGGGGCTGACTTTTGGGGGTTTTGGATGCTGGGCGGCATGTCGGGTGGGGGCATGGGTTTCATTGTTGCGCCGGAAAAGAAGGCCATGGCCCAGGAGCGACTGCAGGAAATCATGCGCGGGGCTAAACGGGAGCTCGAACAGGCACTGCCTTTTGCCATGGACCCTGTGGTCTATGATTTTGCCATCAACGAACGCGGTTCAGTGGCAGAATTGTTTGAGGGCAGCGCGGCATTGATGCCTTCCGGCTATTATACCCTCATCGCGCCGGGGCTGCTGCGCCTGGACCGCCACTCCCTTTCCACCCTGCGCCGGGCGGAATTAGACAAGTTCGGCGCTGCGTGCCGCACCCGGCCTGAATTGGGGGGCGTGGTGCAGACTCTCTTTGATGTGATGCTGCCCCGAGGCAGAGCAGAGATGACCGGCGGACAATCTCTGGCCGCGCTTCTTGAACAACACGGCTTCGACCGCTTGCAACACGAGCAAATCCGCGCCGACCTCAAACAAGGGCATATTGGTCTCGCGCAGAACCGGCTGCCGGCGAGCGTGGTTTTGGAGGATGCCGGCGTGGAGGAAGTAGCGGACCTCAGCAGGCCCGAGGCATCGGCTGCCCCGTCGAGCGCGGAGGCGGAGCTTCAGGAAATAGGTTTGGCCTCTCTTAAGAGGGGGGAAGTTGCGGTGGTTTCGCTTGCGGCGGGGGCGGGGAGCCGGTGGACCCAGGGGGCCGGGGTGGTTAAGGCACTGCACCCATTCTGCAAACTTGCCGGGCGCCATCGCTCATTCATTGAAACCCATTTGGCCAAGAGCCGGCGGATTTCACAAATCGCGGGCGTTCCTCTTGCGCACCTCTTTACCACCAGTTACCTCACTCATGCGCCCATCGAGGAGTTCCTCAACCAACAGCGGCATTACAATTACCAGGGGCCTCTATTCCTTTCGCCCGGCAAATCGGTCGGCTTGCGCCTCATTCCCACTGTGCGCGACCTGAGGTTCATGTGGGAAGAAATGCCCCAGCAAATCCTCGATGAACAGCAACAAAAGGTCCGCGACAGTCTCCGGCACGCCTTGATTAATTGGGCCCGCACGGCTGGTGAGGCCAGCGATTACACGGACAATCTTCCGCTCCAATGTCTGCATCCGGTCGGTCATTGGTATGAAGTGCCAAACCTCCTTCGCAACGGGGCTCTAGGGCGCCTCCTGGCGGAGCGTCCGCAACTCAAATACCTGCTGCTTCACAATATTGACACGGTGGGCGCGGACGCCGACCCGGGATTGCTGGGGCTGCACATTCGCAGCGGGGCCTGCCTGACATTCGAAGTTATCCGGCGGCGCCTGGAAGATCGCGGGGGCGGTTTGGCCCGAGTCAATGGCCGCGCGCGGCTGGTGGAGGGGCTGGCTGTGCCGCGGGAAGAGATGGAGTTTGCGCTGAGCTATTACAACTCGAACACCTGCTGGATCGATCTCGATAAACTTTTGACAGCCTTTGGGCTCACGCCCTCGGACCTCAATGAGGAGTCCAAGGTCGCTGCGGCCATACGCGCCCTGGCCGCCCGGATGCCGACCTATATCACACTCAAAGAGGTGAAGAAACGCTGGGGCCATGGACAGGAGGACATCTTCCCCGTTTCCCAATTCGAAAAGCTCTGGGTGGATATGACCGGGCTGCCGGAGATCGATTCGAGATTTGTGGTGGTGCCCCGCTTGCGCGGCCAGCAACTCAAAGACCAGGCCCAACTCGACGGCTGGTTGCGCGACGGCTCAGCCAATTATGTCGAGACTTTGTGCGACTGGGGGCGCTAA
- a CDS encoding sugar phosphate nucleotidyltransferase, giving the protein MEIKKAIITAAGKTQRTLPLQTLVDRDGVTKTALRILIEEIGAAGIEEICIVIFPGDQAAYEAAAAGHGKRLRFVEQDQALGYGHAVFCAKDFAGREPFLLLVGDHLYVSGGQKRCAQQLVEIAAAESCAVSAAQATHESKLPYYGAVGGHLAAGRKGLYEIADVLEKPTPTEAEQRLIVPGLRAGHYLCFFGMHVLTAALMELLAEEMTCSAGKGVHLTRALSRLAKRERYLACELSGRRYDIGVKYGLLTAQLALALDGQDRDEVLSGVVELLARRVMG; this is encoded by the coding sequence ATGGAAATCAAGAAAGCCATTATCACGGCAGCAGGCAAAACACAGCGGACGTTGCCGTTGCAGACGTTGGTTGATCGCGACGGGGTGACTAAAACGGCCTTGCGCATCCTGATTGAGGAAATTGGGGCCGCGGGCATCGAGGAAATCTGCATCGTGATTTTCCCAGGCGATCAGGCGGCCTATGAGGCAGCAGCCGCCGGGCATGGGAAAAGATTACGATTTGTCGAGCAGGACCAGGCGCTGGGTTATGGCCATGCGGTTTTCTGCGCCAAGGATTTTGCGGGGCGCGAGCCCTTTTTGCTTTTGGTGGGAGACCATCTCTACGTCAGTGGCGGGCAGAAACGCTGCGCGCAGCAACTGGTCGAGATTGCAGCCGCCGAGAGTTGCGCCGTATCGGCCGCGCAGGCAACCCATGAAAGCAAGCTCCCCTATTACGGAGCGGTGGGGGGACACCTGGCTGCCGGGCGAAAGGGTTTGTATGAAATCGCGGATGTATTGGAAAAGCCGACGCCGACCGAAGCCGAGCAACGGCTCATTGTCCCCGGACTGCGCGCCGGGCATTACCTTTGTTTTTTCGGCATGCACGTGCTGACGGCGGCGCTGATGGAACTGCTGGCCGAAGAGATGACATGCTCCGCCGGCAAAGGTGTCCATCTGACGCGCGCGTTATCGCGTCTGGCCAAGCGTGAACGGTACCTGGCTTGCGAGCTTTCCGGGCGGCGCTATGACATCGGGGTGAAATATGGGCTGTTAACTGCGCAATTGGCGCTCGCGCTGGATGGGCAGGACAGGGATGAGGTCCTGAGCGGGGTGGTGGAATTGCTGGCGCGCCGCGTGATGGGCTGA